The Erigeron canadensis isolate Cc75 chromosome 4, C_canadensis_v1, whole genome shotgun sequence genome window below encodes:
- the LOC122595698 gene encoding uncharacterized protein LOC122595698 → MDKGIVIQQEPSSKSWAASFFVQTTDDVSRGGGAVVTSPRPSAVFSSKGDTGSPLQKFQNQVFRVLKGLSPPLEDKTRTYNPEVLTSQKRQWASFQLQALHQRILKEPSRLFESMVVVGLHPNSDIQALQRQYFGRRPEGPGRLRSALSGQHQFRVEPNLEPQVLFVYPPDKQLPLRSKDLLSFCFPGGLEVHTVERTPSMSELNEILLGQEHLKQNDQSFVFRLQGADDSILYGCCVLVDELVQQPSRLISMMGDGQFLSASRHILTTRRCYCILSRLPFFELHFGVLNSIFIEERLERLTKSISDLDLELPFDNEIYLEDKMSGVSAEYEAQETLNVTTETVQSSRISSITETAIDEHLSLKKECVAVEATSKSCDGFIIDIGFNKQPTQKHIPDAILPFLRYQQYDSSDSSSSFQGSPSEDRNFRSDIDSAETGEASFSGQEDNKHDGILDWAKTNNHGSLQIICKYNHLCVPPRGSTIKFHPLDHLHPLEFQRPDETVLHISGSSVDLMSCSTSFELAEAHRALAVEEEATVLSVWAISSLCGSLRLEHVLTIFTGALLEKQIVFVCSNLGILSASVLSIIPLIRPYQWQSFFMPVLPNDMLDFLDAPVPFIVGVKSKTAEVQSKSGNIILVDTNKNQVKSSSIPHFPQYKELYAALTPYHAQLVGESYLGRRRPVYDCTDVQVEAAKGFLRVLRCYLDSLCSNLRSHTITNVQSNDDKVSLLLKESFIESFPSRDRPFMKLFVDTQLFSVHTDLVLSLFQKD, encoded by the exons ATGGATAAAGGAATTGTTATTCAACAAGAGCCAAGTAGCAAGAGTTGGGCTGCTTCTTTCTTTGTCCAAACAACCGATGACGTCTCCAGAGGAGGAGGAGCTGTTGTTACTTCACCACGACCCTCTGCCGTTTTCTCCTCAAAAGGAGACACTGGTAGCCCTCTTCAGAAGTTCCAAAATCAGGTTTTCAGAGTATTGAAAGGCTTATCTCCTCCGCTTGAGGACAAAACCAGAACCTATAATCCAGAAGTATTAACTAGTCAAAAACGTCAATGGGCAAGCTTTCAGTTGCAGGCCCTG CATCAGAGGATATTGAAAGAACCATCGAGGCTCTTCGAGAGCATGGTAGTGGTTGGATTGCATCCAAATAGTGACATTCAGGCACTTCAGAGGCAGTATTTTGGTAGAAGACCTGAAGGTCCAGGGAGGCTGCGAAGTGCACTTAGTGGTCAGCATCAGTTCCGTGTAGAACCGAATCTCGAGCCTCAG GTGCTTTTTGTGTATCCACCGGACAAACAGCTTCCCCTACGGTCTAAGGATCTTCTTTCATTCTGCTTTCCTGGTGGATTAGAG GTTCACACAGTTGAGAGAACGCCATCAATGAGTGAACTGAATGAAATACTTCTTGGACAG GAGCACCTTAAACAAAATGATCAATCCTTCGTATTCAGGTTGCAG GGTGCAGATGATTCAATTTTGTATGGTTGCTGTGTTCTAGTTGATGAGTTGGTGCAACAACCTTCTAGGTTAATTTCTATGATGGGAGATGGACAATTTTTGTCTGCGAGTCGGCATATTCTAACAACTCGCCGGTGTTACTGCATTCTCTCCAGGCTTCCATTTTTTGAACTGCATTTTGGCGTGTTGAACAG CATTTTCATTGAAGAAAGGTTGGAACGTTTAACAAAAAGTATCAGCGACTTAGATTTGGAATTACCGTTTGATAATGAAATATATCTAGAGGACAAAATGAGTGGTGTTTCGGCTGAATATGAAGCACAGGAAACGCTTAATGTAACCACAGAAACTGTCCAATCAAGCAGGATCAGTTCTATAACTGAAACAGCAATAGACGAGCATCTTTCATTAAAGAAAGAATGTGTAGCTGTTGAGGCAACATCTAAAAGTTGTGATGGTTTTATTATTGATATTGGTTTCAACAAACAACCTACTCAAAAGCACATACCGGATGCAATCTTACCCTTTCTTCGTTATCAACAGTATGATAGTTCTGACTCTTCATCAAG TTTCCAGGGGTCTCCCAGTGAAGATCGGAACTTTAGGAGCGACATTGATTCAGCAGAGACAGGAGAGGCATCTTTTTCCGGTCAAGAAGATAACAAGCATGACGGGATTCTTGATTGGGCTAAG ACCAATAACCATGGATCATTGCAGATtatatgcaagtataatcatttATGTGTCCCCCCTAGAGGCTCGACAATCAAGTTCCACCCCCTGGATCACCTTCATCCTTTGGAATTTCAGAGGCCAGATGAAACAGTTTTACACATTTCTGGCTCATCAGTTGATTTGATGTCATGTAGCACAAGTTTTGAACTGGCAGAG GCTCACAGGGCACTTGCTGTGGAGGAGGAAGCAACGGTTTTATCAGTATGGGCAATTTCATCGTTATGTGGGTCCCTGCGTCTTGAGCat GTATTGACAATATTTACTGGTGCTCTGCTGGAGAAGCAAATTGTGTTTGTGTGCTCTAATCTG GGAATATTGTCTGCTTCAGTGTTGTCAATTATTCCTCTGATTCGTCCCTACCAGTGGCAGAGCTTCTTTATGCCG GTTTTGCCTAATGACATGCTGGACTTTTTGGATGCACCTGTTCCTTTTATA GTTGGTGTGAAGAGCAAAACTGCCGAAGTACAATCCAAGTCAGGAAACATAATACTTGTTGATACAAACAAGAACCAG GTCAAATCATCATCAATACCACATTTTCCGCAGTACAAAGAGTTATATGCTGCCTTGACTCCATATCATGCTCAGCTTGTGGGAGAAAGTTACTTAGGGAGAAGACGACCGGTCTATGATTGCACAGATGTGCAG GTGGAAGCTGCAAAGGGATTTCTCAGAGTATTGCGATGTTACTTGGATTCACTCTGCTCTAACCTGCGTTCTCATACTATTACAAATGTTCAGTCCAATGATGATAAG GTATCATTGCTTTTGAAGGAAAGTTTCATCGAGTCTTTTCCTAGCCGCGATCGGCCATTTATGAAG CTGTTTGTGGACACACAACTCTTCTCTGTACATACAGACCTGGTGTTATCTCTTTTTCAAAAGGATTAG